Proteins encoded by one window of Cydia fagiglandana chromosome Z, ilCydFagi1.1, whole genome shotgun sequence:
- the LOC134678659 gene encoding GATOR complex protein NPRL2-like, whose amino-acid sequence MMETRYYEGCGREGPIRCIFLGEFHPVAGPKIACQFPEDYISKEVFDSISAFIIPKPQIQRCTMTINALGHKIVGYPIRIDSSRYERNAYLFNLCFVCDSWSKTVQYEPVVKKLGEHLTIMEEETRFVSSGATRLPTLLAHLLHDLNTHRKSTLVEGDTVMHLKVVEVRADPAPVHDHDVPVLVASVGTPRPGAPGRRAPGRGVPARASPARRAQEQHLDSDGPVDVDINDDWDLTTRQILPHITGYNHVSKIAADTNVEKTLVKSCIQNLVYYGVVTLIPVIKFTNMYRATPNLSRLFSDKELQKSCLAFITKGSDSKEKPTISDVLEMLCALQQGTTLRAVCERHAAGARAAFDVRRLVLYAQLHGLIKCLKRFPVYIRTPSRGATFGRGGEAPGIRRLFTGRHCADEICCLARIDLPTLDQIIEDDPNVAVIWR is encoded by the exons ATGATGGAGACTCGGTATTACGAAGGTTGCGGGCGTGAAGGCCCCATACGATGTATCTTTTTGGGCGAGTTTCATCCCGTAGCTGGCCCTAAAATTGCTTGTCAG TTTCCAGAAGATTATATATCAAAAGAAGTATTCGATTCTATAAGTGCCTTTATCATCCCCAAGCCTCAGATACAAAGATGCACAATGACaat AAATGCTTTGGGCCACAAAATAGTGGGCTACCCCATCCGGATAGACAGCTCGCGCTACGAACGGAACGCGTACCTGTTCAACCTCTGCTTCGTGTGCGACAGCTGGTCCAAAACCGTGCAGTACGAACCGGTCGTCAAGAAACTTGGAGAACATTTG ACCATAATGGAGGAAGAGACGCGTTTCGTGTCGAGCGGGGCCACGCGGCTGCCGACGCTGCTGGCGCACCTGCTGCACGACCTCAACACGCATCGCAAATCGACGCTCGTCG AAGGGGACACGGTGATGCACCTGAAGGTGGTGGAGGTGCGCGCGGACCCGGCGCCGGTGCACGACCACGACGTCCCCGTGCTGGTGGCGAGCGTGGGCACGCCGCGGCCGGGCGCGCCGGGCCGCCGGGCCCCGGGCCGCGGTGTGCCCGCGCGCGCCTCGCCCGCGCGCCGCGCGCAGGAGCAGCACCTCGACAGCGACGGGCCCGTCGACGTCGACATCAACGACGACTGGGATCTCACTACCCGACAG ATCTTACCCCACATCACCGGTTACAACCACGTGTCTAAGATCGCGGCCGACACTAACGTAGAGAAGACTTTGGTGAAGTCTTGTATTCAAAACCTTGTCTACTATGGAGTG GTGACATTAATACCAGTGATCAAATTTACAAACATGTACCGAGCCACTCCGAACCTCAGCCGCCTGTTCAGTGATAAGGAGTTACAGAAGTCATGCTTGGCTTTCATCACCAAAGGATCGGACAGCAAGGAAAAG CCGACGATATCTGACGTGCTGGAGATGCTGTGCGCGCTGCAGCAGGGCACGACGCTGCGCGCCGTGTGCGAGCGGCACGcggccggcgcgcgcgccgccttcGACGTGCGCCGCCTAGTGCTCTACGCGCAGCTGCACGGCCTCATCAAGTGCCTGAAAAG GTTCCCGGTGTACATCCGGACGCCGAGCCGCGGCGCGACGTTCGGGCGCGGCGGGGAGGCGCCGGGCATCCGGCGGCTGTTCACCGGCCGGCACTGCGCCGACGAGATCTGCTGCCTCGCGCGCATCGACCTGCCCACGCTCGACCAGATCATCGAGGACGACCCCAACGTCGCCGTCATTTGGAGATAA